In one Elusimicrobiota bacterium genomic region, the following are encoded:
- a CDS encoding response regulator transcription factor, producing the protein MPKVLIVEDDPLIVAAVEKTLTLGDSFSLDHVAVPDQALPAALRLHPDLILLDIRLPGGDGRAVLKALKDNSATHGIPVIFLTGMAGEGDKVVGLNLGADDYVVKPFGAMELLARIQSVLRRCRPEVRHGLIAVSGVRLDWDNRSVSVDGRPVRLQPKEFEVLYLLAAKRGRALSRSYLIENTSSYGTEVATRSLDTHIKNIRRKLGKRGLLIETVPKFGYRFQAAHG; encoded by the coding sequence ATGCCCAAGGTCCTGATCGTCGAGGACGACCCCCTCATCGTGGCCGCGGTCGAGAAGACCCTGACCTTGGGGGACTCCTTCTCGCTCGACCACGTCGCCGTCCCGGACCAGGCCCTGCCCGCTGCGCTCCGTCTGCACCCGGACCTCATCCTGCTCGACATCCGCCTGCCCGGAGGCGACGGCCGCGCGGTGCTCAAGGCGCTCAAAGACAACTCGGCCACCCACGGCATCCCGGTCATCTTCCTGACCGGGATGGCCGGCGAGGGAGACAAAGTCGTGGGCCTCAATCTCGGCGCGGATGATTACGTGGTCAAGCCCTTCGGCGCCATGGAGCTCTTGGCGCGCATCCAGAGCGTGCTCAGGCGCTGCCGGCCTGAGGTCCGCCATGGGCTGATCGCCGTCTCCGGGGTGCGGCTGGACTGGGACAACCGCAGCGTCTCCGTTGACGGCCGGCCTGTGCGCCTGCAGCCCAAGGAGTTCGAGGTGCTCTACCTGCTGGCCGCCAAGCGCGGGCGGGCCTTGAGCCGCAGCTACCTCATCGAGAACACCTCGTCCTACGGGACGGAGGTGGCCACCCGGAGCCTGGACACGCACATCAAGAACATCCGCAGGAAGCTCGGCAAGCGGGGGCTCTTGATCGAGACCGTGCCCAAGTTCGGCTATCGTTTCCAGGCCGCCCATGGCTGA